In the genome of Monodelphis domestica isolate mMonDom1 chromosome 2, mMonDom1.pri, whole genome shotgun sequence, one region contains:
- the BARHL2 gene encoding LOW QUALITY PROTEIN: barH-like 2 homeobox protein (The sequence of the model RefSeq protein was modified relative to this genomic sequence to represent the inferred CDS: inserted 1 base in 1 codon; deleted 1 base in 1 codon), translated as MTAMEGASGSSFGIDTILSSASSGSPGVMNGDFRQHVDGRSTDFRSQATPSPCSEIDTVGTAPSSPISVTLEHPEPHLVQDGIQHHHHLHHGQPPPPPPQQQPQPPPPTQSLQSSPQQQPQQQPPSQPQPQPQLGSAASAPRTSTSSFLIKDILGDSKPLAACAPYSTSVSSPHHTPKQEGNAANESFRPKLEQEDSKTKLDKRDDVQNDVKCHGTKEEGDREITSSRESPPVRAKKPRKARTAFSDHQLNQLERSFERQKYLSVQDRMDLAAALNLTDTQVKTWYQNRRVPPSQLLTSPCKTFCASYKKRKDQKNRINDEMEKADNYSALQRMFPSPYFYHPSLLGSMDSTTAAAAAAAMYSSMYRTPPAPHPQLQRPLVPRVLIHGXGPGGQPALNPLSNPIPGTPHPR; from the exons ATGACAGCCATGGAAGGGGCGAGTGGGTCTAGTTTTGGAATAGACACGATTCTGTCCAGCGCCAGCTCGGGCAGCCCGGGTGTGATGAACGGAGACTTTCGACAGCACGTCGATGGCCGCAGCACGGATTTTAGGAGCCAGGCCACCCCGTCCCCCTGTTCGGAGATTGATACAGTAGGAACTGCACCTTCGTCTCCCATCTCCGTCACCCTGGAGCACCCTGAGCCCCACCTGGTTCAGGACGGCATCCAGCACCATCACCATCTCCATCACGGGCAGCCTCCGCCGCCTCCGCCACAGCAGCAGCCGCAGCCACCGCCGCCGACACAAAGTTTGCAGTCTTCCCCGCAGCAGCAGCCGCAGCAGCAACCTCCGTCTCAGCCGCAGCCGCAGCCGCAGCTGGGCTCGGCGGCCTCGGCCCCCAGGACTTCCAcgtcttcttttttaattaaagacaTTCTGGGCGACAGCAAACCGCTGGCCGCTTGTGCACCGTACAGCACCAGTGTCTCGTCTCCCCATCATACTCCGAAACAAGAGGGGAACGCTGCCAACGAGAGCTTCAGGCCAAAACTCGAGCAAGAAGACAGCAAAACCAAACTCGACAAGCGCGATGATGTCCAGAACGACGTCAAATGCCACG gaacaaaggaagaaggcGACCGGGAGATTACAAGTAGCCGGGAAAGTCCCCCAGTCAGGGCCAAGAAACCTCGGAAAGCGAGgacagccttctcagatcaccaGCTTAACCAGCTAGAGCGGAGTTTCGAGCGACAGAAGTACTTGAGTGTGCAGGATCGCATGGACCTCGCCGCCGCTCTCAATCTTACAGACACCCAGGTTAAGACCTGGTATCAGAACCGGAG AGTCCCCCCATCTCAATTGCTCACCTCCCCATGTAAAACTTTCTGTGCCAGCtacaagaaaaggaaagatcAGAAGAATCGAATTAAT GACGAAATGGAAAAGGCAGACAATTACTCTGCGCTTCAGAGAATGTTTCCGTCC CCCTATTTCTACCACCCGAGCCTGCTGGGCAGCATGGACAGTACCACAGCCGCAGCAGCCGCTGCCGCCATGTACAGCAGCATGTACCGGACTCCTCCTGCACCCCACCCGCAGCTCCAGCGGCCCCTTGTGCCCCGGGTTCTGATCCACG CTGGGCCCGGGGGCCAGCCGGCTCTCAACCCTTTGTCCAACCCTATCCCGGGGACCCCGCACCCCCGGTGA